The Macrobrachium nipponense isolate FS-2020 chromosome 19, ASM1510439v2, whole genome shotgun sequence genome contains a region encoding:
- the LOC135216805 gene encoding small ribosomal subunit protein eS8-like, with protein MGISRDHWHKRRATGGKRVQPRKKRKFELGRPPAMTKLGPQRIHTVRTRGGGKKYRALRLDTGNFSWASEGQARRTRIIDVVYNASNNELVRTKTLVKNAIVVIDATPFRQWYEAHYALPLGRRNKSRLSAAEENVINKKRSKKTQKKYIERQKKAKVEPALEEQFLTGRVLACIASRPGQCGRCDGYIVEGKELEFYLKKIKSKKNK; from the exons GTATATCGAGAGATCATTGGCATAAACGGCGTGCCACTGGTGGCAAGCGAGTCCAACCCCGTAAGAAGAGGAAGTTTGAGCTTGGTCGCCCCCCGGCAATGACCAAG CTTGGTCCTCAGAGAATCCATACTGTAAGAACTCGCGGTGGTGGCAAAAAATATCGTGCTCTGAGATTGGACACTGGTAATTTTTCTTGGGCATCTGAAG GTCAGGCACGAAGGACTCGTATTATTGATGTAGTCTATAATGCCAGTAACAATGAACTGGTCAGGACCAAGACTCTTGTGAAGAATGCCATCGTTGTTAttgatgcaacccctttcaggCAGTGGTATGAAGCTCATTATGCCTTGCCTCTTGGACGGAGAAACAAGAGCCGCCTG TCTGCAGCTGAGGAGAATGTGATCAACAAAAAGAGATCCAAGAAGACCCAGAAGAAATACATTGAACGTCAAAAAAAGGCAAAGGTGGAGCCCGCTCTTGAAGAGCAGTTCTTGACTGGACGTGTTCTAG CTTGTATTGCCTCCCGGCCTGGTCAGTGTGGACGGTGTGACGGGTACATAGTGGAGGGTAAAGAGCTTGAGTTCTatctcaagaaaataaaaagcaaaaagaataaGTAA